The following coding sequences lie in one Halorhodospira halophila genomic window:
- a CDS encoding chorismate lyase, which produces MAAWRPGVAAVPGRPKPAVHRLLTERGSLTAQLERFGPVHVHVLRQAWQRPAPDEGVALGLPVGRHAWLREVVLDCEGGPTIYARSIVPDRLLGPLARLPRLGERPLGRLLFSAADVQRGPLAVARLRGREPLADWLRAHGLPSPAGGWARRSTLSVAGRRLLVTEVFFPEGVEGERRGA; this is translated from the coding sequence GTGGCAGCCTGGCGGCCGGGGGTGGCCGCGGTCCCGGGGCGGCCGAAACCGGCAGTGCACCGGCTGCTCACCGAGCGCGGCTCCCTGACGGCGCAGCTCGAGCGCTTCGGTCCGGTTCACGTTCACGTTCTGCGCCAGGCCTGGCAGCGGCCGGCCCCGGATGAGGGCGTCGCCCTCGGGTTGCCGGTGGGACGACACGCCTGGTTGCGCGAGGTCGTGCTCGATTGCGAGGGTGGCCCGACTATCTACGCCCGAAGTATCGTGCCGGATCGTTTGCTCGGGCCGCTGGCGAGGCTGCCGCGCTTGGGCGAGCGCCCCCTGGGCCGACTGCTCTTCTCGGCGGCCGATGTGCAGCGCGGTCCGCTGGCGGTGGCCCGGCTGCGTGGACGCGAGCCGCTGGCCGACTGGCTGCGCGCTCACGGTCTGCCGTCGCCGGCCGGGGGCTGGGCGCGACGCTCGACGCTGTCCGTTGCCGGCCGGCGTCTGTTGGTAACCGAGGTCTTTTTCCCGGAGGGTGTTGAGGGTGAGCGGCGAGG